In Desulfitibacter sp. BRH_c19, one genomic interval encodes:
- a CDS encoding 30S ribosomal protein S9 yields the protein MAQVQFYGTGRRKNSVARVYLIPGDGKITVNSRDIDEYFDKETLKMIIRQPFDVTETLGKFDVKAKVEGGGSTGQAGAIRMGIARALLIADGGYRPSLKRNGYLTRDPRMKERRKYGLKKARKAPQFSKR from the coding sequence ATGGCACAGGTACAATTTTACGGAACAGGCAGAAGAAAAAATTCAGTAGCTAGGGTATATCTAATTCCTGGAGACGGAAAAATAACAGTTAACAGTAGAGACATTGATGAGTATTTTGATAAAGAAACTCTGAAAATGATTATTAGACAACCTTTCGATGTGACTGAAACCTTGGGAAAATTTGATGTTAAAGCAAAGGTTGAAGGTGGAGGCTCAACAGGACAGGCGGGAGCTATCAGAATGGGTATTGCTAGAGCTCTTTTAATAGCAGATGGCGGTTATAGACCTTCACTAAAGAGAAATGGATATCTAACCCGTGACCCAAGAATGAAAGAAAGAAGAAAGTACGGCTTGAAGAAAGCCCGTAAAGCACCACAATTCTCAAAAAGATAA
- a CDS encoding 50S ribosomal protein L13, which yields MKTFMAKPNEVARKWYLIDADGKTLGRLASEIATLLRGKHKPIFTPHVDVGDHVIVINAEKIHLTGNKLSQKRYYRHSGYPGGIKSIDYQTFINKTPDRVILKAVKGMLPHNKLGSQMLTKLRVYKGSEHPHEAQKPEIWGA from the coding sequence ATGAAAACTTTTATGGCTAAGCCTAACGAAGTTGCTAGGAAATGGTATCTAATTGATGCTGATGGAAAAACCCTAGGCAGATTAGCCTCTGAAATAGCAACATTGCTAAGAGGTAAACATAAACCAATATTTACACCCCACGTGGATGTGGGAGATCATGTAATTGTAATTAATGCAGAAAAAATTCACTTAACAGGTAATAAATTATCACAGAAAAGATACTATAGACATTCAGGTTATCCAGGTGGAATAAAATCAATTGATTATCAAACATTTATTAATAAAACACCTGACAGGGTTATTCTAAAGGCAGTTAAAGGAATGCTGCCCCACAATAAGCTAGGAAGTCAAATGTTAACTAAACTTAGAGTATATAAAGGTAGCGAGCACCCACATGAAGCTCAAAAGCCAGAAATCTGGGGAGCATAG
- a CDS encoding transporter, giving the protein MIKGISIGNYYVGNSLIHRLDPRVKILFSLSVIISLFLIDNYWALLWISGVYGYICLVSQLSFTYLVRGMKPLIIIIVFTFIIHLFFTPGTAIYHLGPISITREGLDRGVFMAYRLILLIGVSVILTATTSPLRLTDGLQNLLSPLKKIKVPTSELALMVSIALRFIPTFISETERIIKAQSSRGVDFYSGNFKERLENLIPILVPLFISSFRRAEDLAIAMEARCYRGEEGRTRLHPLKYKTIDYMAFGLILLYLGVIILLRNI; this is encoded by the coding sequence ATGATTAAAGGAATTTCTATTGGTAATTATTATGTTGGTAACTCTCTTATTCATAGATTAGATCCTAGAGTTAAGATATTATTTTCACTATCTGTGATAATTTCATTGTTCTTAATAGATAACTATTGGGCGTTATTGTGGATAAGTGGTGTATATGGCTATATATGTTTGGTTTCTCAGCTTTCATTTACCTATCTAGTTAGGGGTATGAAGCCACTAATTATTATAATAGTATTTACATTTATAATACACCTCTTCTTTACTCCTGGAACAGCAATTTATCATCTTGGTCCTATCAGTATAACTAGAGAGGGCTTAGACAGGGGAGTTTTTATGGCCTATAGGTTAATACTCTTAATTGGAGTTTCAGTTATCTTAACCGCCACAACTTCCCCATTAAGATTAACAGACGGTTTGCAGAATTTATTATCCCCATTAAAAAAAATAAAAGTACCTACAAGTGAACTAGCATTAATGGTAAGCATTGCTCTTAGATTTATTCCAACCTTTATCTCAGAAACTGAGAGAATAATCAAAGCGCAATCATCTAGGGGAGTGGATTTCTACTCAGGAAACTTTAAAGAAAGATTGGAAAACTTGATTCCCATCTTAGTTCCATTATTTATAAGCTCGTTTAGGCGGGCAGAGGACCTAGCAATTGCTATGGAAGCTAGGTGTTATAGGGGAGAGGAAGGAAGAACAAGATTACACCCGTTGAAGTATAAAACTATTGATTATATGGCTTTTGGACTTATTCTACTCTATCTAGGAGTTATAATTCTTTTGAGAAACATATAG
- a CDS encoding energy-coupling factor transporter ATPase (with CbiNQ forms the ABC transporter for cobalt import; Mycoplasmas have two adjacent copies of this gene), with protein MIKLEGVSFSYSPDSKNVVDNVTLEFVQGEYVAVVGPNGSGKSTFAKLINSLLLPSMGSITIDGMDTRDDRWLVRSKVGMVFQNPENQLIASSVEEEIAFGPENLGIETQEINSIIDSTLKIVSLEDLRYKAPSNLSGGQKQRLAIAAVLAMKPKYIILDEATSMLDKSGKSEILNTIEQLNSDHSLGIIHITHDMGEAARANRIILMDEGRVISNSTPKFVFSNPEKLSKIGLKLPRITRLAHTLEQKGIPLSQGISNYNELVEELCTLNLKT; from the coding sequence ATGATAAAGTTAGAAGGGGTTTCTTTTAGTTATTCCCCAGACTCAAAAAACGTTGTAGATAATGTTACATTAGAGTTTGTTCAGGGTGAATATGTAGCTGTGGTTGGTCCAAATGGGTCCGGAAAATCAACTTTTGCCAAGTTAATTAATTCTCTTTTGCTGCCATCAATGGGTAGTATCACAATAGATGGAATGGACACTAGAGATGACAGATGGCTGGTGAGAAGCAAGGTGGGTATGGTGTTTCAAAATCCAGAGAATCAGTTAATAGCTTCCTCAGTTGAAGAAGAAATAGCTTTTGGTCCTGAAAACCTCGGAATTGAAACCCAGGAAATAAATAGTATTATTGATAGTACTCTAAAAATTGTAAGTCTTGAGGACCTTAGGTATAAGGCTCCTAGCAACCTCTCAGGTGGTCAGAAGCAAAGATTAGCAATTGCAGCTGTTTTGGCTATGAAACCAAAATATATTATATTAGATGAAGCAACAAGTATGCTTGATAAAAGTGGGAAAAGTGAGATTCTTAATACAATAGAGCAACTTAATAGTGACCATTCATTAGGCATAATACACATTACCCATGATATGGGAGAAGCTGCCAGAGCGAATAGAATCATACTTATGGATGAGGGTAGAGTTATCAGCAATAGCACTCCGAAATTTGTTTTTTCTAATCCTGAGAAACTATCAAAAATAGGGTTAAAACTTCCAAGGATAACTAGACTTGCTCATACACTTGAACAAAAGGGAATACCATTATCCCAAGGGATTAGTAATTATAACGAACTGGTGGAAGAACTATGCACATTAAATTTGAAAACGTAA
- a CDS encoding 50S ribosomal protein L17 — protein MASGKLGMTAEHRKAVIKNIVTSLLRAEKIETTEARAKVLVKEAEKMITLGKRGDLHARRQALAFLNDEDVVTKLFTELAEKYKDRQGGYTRIMKKGFRRGDAALMVVVELV, from the coding sequence ATGGCCAGTGGTAAACTCGGAATGACTGCTGAGCATCGTAAAGCAGTTATTAAAAATATAGTTACTTCTCTGTTAAGAGCAGAAAAAATTGAAACCACTGAAGCTAGAGCCAAGGTCTTGGTAAAAGAAGCCGAAAAAATGATAACCCTAGGCAAAAGAGGCGATTTGCATGCTAGACGTCAGGCGTTAGCTTTTTTGAATGATGAGGATGTAGTTACCAAACTATTTACTGAGTTGGCAGAAAAATACAAGGACCGACAGGGAGGCTACACTCGCATAATGAAGAAGGGTTTTCGTCGTGGGGATGCAGCTTTAATGGTAGTAGTAGAGTTGGTATAA
- a CDS encoding DNA-directed RNA polymerase subunit alpha produces MLEIEKPKIEIVEKNEDNRYAKFVVEPLERGYGITLGNSLRRILLSSLPGAAVTSIKIEGVLHEFSTIPGVIEDTTDIILNLKRLCIKLLCDEPKTVRIEMEGEGDITAGDITVDSDVVILNPEMQIATLDKNGRLFMEMTIEKGRGYVPSEKNKKEEHVIGVIPVDSIFSPVTKANFQVGNTRVGPRNDFDQLTFEIWTDGSIAPDEAVSSSARILSDHLKLFMGLTEEISDEVTMVEKEEEKKDKVLEMTIEELDLSVRSYNCLKRAGINTVEELIQRTQEDMMKVRNMGRKSLEEVNNKLDELSLFLRKSED; encoded by the coding sequence TTGTTAGAAATCGAAAAACCAAAAATAGAAATTGTAGAAAAAAACGAAGACAATCGCTATGCAAAGTTTGTTGTGGAACCTTTGGAAAGGGGTTATGGTATTACCCTTGGTAATTCGCTACGTAGGATTTTGCTCTCTTCTCTACCAGGGGCAGCGGTTACTTCAATTAAAATTGAAGGTGTACTGCATGAGTTTTCTACCATACCAGGTGTAATTGAAGATACAACTGATATTATCCTGAATTTAAAGAGACTGTGTATTAAGTTGCTTTGTGATGAACCAAAGACAGTTAGAATAGAAATGGAAGGCGAAGGAGACATAACTGCAGGTGATATTACTGTTGATTCAGATGTAGTCATTTTAAATCCTGAGATGCAGATTGCAACTTTGGATAAGAATGGCCGTCTATTTATGGAAATGACCATAGAAAAAGGTCGTGGTTATGTTCCTTCTGAAAAGAATAAAAAGGAAGAACATGTGATAGGGGTTATCCCTGTAGACTCCATTTTTTCACCAGTAACAAAAGCTAACTTCCAAGTAGGAAACACTCGGGTGGGTCCTAGAAATGATTTCGATCAATTGACATTTGAAATCTGGACAGATGGAAGCATAGCACCAGATGAAGCTGTCAGTTCTTCAGCTAGAATTCTTAGTGATCACTTAAAATTGTTTATGGGCCTAACAGAAGAAATTAGCGATGAAGTTACTATGGTAGAAAAAGAAGAAGAAAAGAAAGACAAAGTTCTTGAGATGACTATAGAAGAACTCGATTTGTCAGTACGTTCATATAACTGCCTTAAGCGTGCAGGTATAAATACTGTTGAAGAGCTCATTCAGAGAACGCAGGAAGATATGATGAAGGTAAGAAACATGGGGAGAAAATCCTTAGAGGAAGTAAATAATAAGCTTGATGAATTGAGCTTATTTTTAAGAAAATCAGAAGACTGA
- a CDS encoding 30S ribosomal protein S4, protein MARYTEAVCRLCRKEGMKLFLKGDRCYTDKCGIVKRAYAPGQHGQRRKKFSEYGLQLREKQKARRFYGVLEKQFRNYFHEADRQKGITGENLVRLLERRLDNVIYRLGLAGSRPEARQLVRHGHVTVNNKKVDIPSYLLKVGDEVGIREKSKASPKFKDIAEAAMHKTSPAWLEADKENLRGRVVAMPSREDIDLPLEEHLIVELYSR, encoded by the coding sequence GTGGCTAGATATACGGAAGCAGTATGTAGACTATGCCGTAAGGAAGGTATGAAGCTATTCCTAAAAGGGGATCGTTGTTATACTGATAAATGCGGCATTGTAAAAAGAGCATATGCACCAGGGCAACATGGCCAACGCAGAAAGAAGTTCTCTGAGTATGGGTTACAGTTAAGAGAAAAACAAAAAGCACGTAGATTTTATGGAGTATTAGAAAAGCAATTCAGGAACTATTTCCATGAAGCTGATAGGCAAAAAGGCATCACTGGTGAGAACTTAGTGCGTCTATTAGAGAGGCGCTTGGATAATGTAATATATAGATTAGGGTTAGCTGGATCAAGACCTGAAGCCAGACAGTTGGTTCGCCATGGCCATGTGACAGTTAATAATAAGAAAGTTGACATTCCTTCTTATTTGTTGAAGGTTGGAGATGAAGTTGGTATTAGGGAAAAGAGCAAAGCAAGTCCTAAATTTAAGGATATAGCCGAAGCTGCTATGCATAAAACTTCTCCAGCCTGGTTAGAGGCAGATAAAGAAAACCTTAGAGGCCGAGTTGTAGCAATGCCTAGTCGTGAGGATATAGACTTACCATTAGAAGAACACTTGATTGTAGAGTTATATTCCAGATAG
- a CDS encoding 30S ribosomal protein S11: MARRTTRTRRRDRKNIENGIAHVQSTFNNTIITITDKSGNAISWASAGSVGFKGSRKSTPFAAQIAAEAAAKEAMEHGLRECECTVKGPGAGREAAIRSLQAAGLEVNIIRDVTPIPHNGCRPPKRRRV; the protein is encoded by the coding sequence TTGGCTAGAAGGACAACTCGTACCAGAAGAAGAGATCGAAAGAATATTGAAAATGGAATAGCCCATGTTCAGTCAACGTTTAATAACACAATTATTACAATTACAGACAAGAGTGGAAATGCTATTTCATGGGCTAGTGCAGGGTCAGTAGGATTTAAAGGTTCCCGTAAAAGCACTCCATTTGCTGCACAAATAGCTGCAGAAGCAGCTGCTAAAGAAGCTATGGAACATGGCTTAAGGGAATGTGAGTGTACAGTAAAAGGACCTGGTGCCGGAAGAGAAGCTGCAATTAGATCATTACAGGCTGCTGGATTAGAAGTAAATATAATTAGGGATGTTACACCTATTCCCCATAATGGATGTAGACCACCTAAACGTAGAAGGGTATAA
- a CDS encoding 30S ribosomal protein S13: MARISGVDLPRDKRVAIALTYIYGIGRVTAQKIVEEVGIDPQTRVKDLTDAEANKLRESIEKGHAVEGDLRREIALNIKRLIEIGCYRGIRHRRGLPVRGQKTKTNARTRKGPKRTVGAKRKK; the protein is encoded by the coding sequence ATGGCAAGGATCTCCGGTGTTGATTTACCACGAGATAAAAGGGTGGCAATTGCACTAACTTATATTTATGGTATAGGTCGCGTAACTGCACAAAAGATCGTGGAAGAAGTGGGCATAGATCCACAAACCAGAGTCAAAGATTTAACTGATGCAGAAGCAAATAAATTAAGAGAATCTATTGAAAAGGGTCATGCTGTTGAAGGTGATTTAAGACGAGAAATTGCTTTGAACATTAAAAGACTAATTGAAATAGGATGTTATAGAGGCATTCGTCATCGTAGAGGTTTACCAGTTAGAGGACAAAAAACTAAAACAAATGCAAGAACTCGTAAAGGTCCTAAAAGAACTGTAGGAGCAAAACGTAAAAAGTAG
- the rpmJ gene encoding 50S ribosomal protein L36 (smallest protein in the large subunit; similar to what is found with protein L31 and L33 several bacterial genomes contain paralogs which may be regulated by zinc; the protein from Thermus thermophilus has a zinc-binding motif and contains a bound zinc ion; the proteins in this group have the motif), which yields MKVKPSVKPICEKCKIIRRKGIVMVICENPKHKQKQG from the coding sequence GTGAAGGTTAAACCATCTGTAAAACCTATCTGCGAAAAGTGCAAGATAATTAGACGTAAAGGTATAGTAATGGTTATTTGTGAAAATCCAAAGCACAAGCAGAAGCAAGGATAA
- the infA gene encoding translation initiation factor IF-1 (stimulates the activities of the other two initiation factors, IF-2 and IF-3): MSKQDAIEVEGTVMEPLPNGMFNVKLDNGHKVLAHVSGKIRMNFIRILPGDKVTVELSPYDLTRGRITYRFK; the protein is encoded by the coding sequence ATGTCCAAACAGGATGCAATCGAAGTTGAGGGTACCGTAATGGAGCCTCTACCAAATGGAATGTTTAATGTAAAATTGGATAATGGGCATAAGGTATTGGCACATGTATCAGGAAAGATACGTATGAACTTTATTAGAATATTGCCTGGGGATAAAGTTACAGTTGAGTTATCACCCTATGATCTTACTAGGGGACGGATAACATATCGATTTAAATAA